One Solanum lycopersicum chromosome 4, SLM_r2.1 DNA window includes the following coding sequences:
- the OTC gene encoding ornithine carbamoyltransferase (The RefSeq protein has 3 substitutions compared to this genomic sequence) yields the protein MAAIFSHLTSLRSPDAVSFSSLSSSGIQSYRFSGVFASFPITFPATSQRVSCQATSPAASPSSSVNVNASQKDFLHITDFDKSTLLNILDRAKEVKELIKSGERTYLPFKGKTMAMIFAKPSMRTRVSFETGFYLLGGHAIYLGPDDIQMGKREETRDIARVLSRYNDIIMARVFAHQDILDLAKYATVPVINGLTDYNHPCQIMADALTIIEHVGQLEGTKVVYIGDGNNIVHSWLLLASVIPFHFVCACPKGFEPDEETVKKAQDAGISKIEITNDPKEAIRGADVVYSDVWASMGQKEEAAQRRQVFQGFQVDEELMKIAGRKAYFMHCLPAERGVEVTNGVVEAPNSIVFPQAENRMHAQNAIMLHVMGL from the exons ATGGCCGCCATTTTCTCTCACTTAACTTCCCTCCGATCACCCGATGCCGTTTCATTCTCCTCTCTCTCAAGCTCTGGCATTCAGTCGTCTCGCTTTTCAGGCGTATTTGCATCTTTTCCGATCACTTTTCCGGCCACTAGTCAACGTGTCTCATGCCAGGCGACCTCTCCGGCAGCATCTCCTTCTTCGTCCGTCAATG TAAATGCTAGTCAGAAGGACTTTTTGCACATCACTGATTTTGACAAATCAACTCTTTTGAACATCTTGGATCGAGCCAAAGAGGTCAAAGAACTTATAAAATCAGGGGAGAGGACATATCTCCCATTTAAAGGTAAAACTATGGCGATGATCTTTGCTAAGCCATCCATGAGGACACGGGTTTCCTTTGAGACAGGGTTTTACTTGCTTGGTGGGCATGCTATATACCTGGGACCAGATGACATTCAGATGGGTAAACGGGAAGAAACTCGTGATATTGCTCGTGTTCTGTCTCGCTATAATGATATCATTATGGCCCGAGTTTTTGCTCATCAG GACATTATAGATCTTGCTAAATATGCAACTGTACCGGTGATTAACGGCCTTACAGACTACAACCATCCTTGCCAAATTATGGCAGATGCCCTCACAATAATTGAACATGTTGGTCAGCTGGAAGGAACTAAG GTTGTCTATATTGGAGATGGAAATAACATAGTGCATTCTTGGTTGCTACTTGCTTCAGTAATTCCTTTCCACTTTGTATGTGCTTGTCCAAAAGGTTTTGAACCTGATGAAGAAACAGTTAAGAAAGCACAAGATGTTGGAATCAGCAAAATCGAGATAACTAATGATCCAAAGGAAGCAATTAGAGGAGCTGATGTTGTATATTCTGATGTCTGGGCGAGTATGggacaaaaagaagaagctGCACAGCGTCGTCAGGTGTTTCAAGGATTCCAG GTTGACGAAGAACTCATGAAAATAGCTGGAAGGAAGGCTTATTTTATGCACTGTTTGCCTGCAGAAAGGGGAGTTGAAGTCACTAATGGCGTGGTTGAAGCACCAAACTCAATTGTATTTCCCCAAGCTGAAAACCGGATGCATGCACAAAATGCAATCATGCTTCATGTAATGGGCTTGTAA
- the LOC101244868 gene encoding auxilin-like protein 1: MEPLHRRKLSNANGLSFSAKQHPYDGVLTGTQAKFGAPVLPSGAPDYSEIFGGSRDSSIPVLDLSGIDDAAVSDDGRSSDKLDYSNIFGGLSREDMAVRYEELFSRGKRGKRSSAKSRTASEGSDQFSPSGRQKESSCDAVNQSLDGPKHFNLSYHKTSQRSRDGLNGMTQIAELHAVPGFTHFIDESSHVPKTESRQQAPFLTGDVLRQRSFSGEIFKGRDRKGDLHVPKIQSSDGVHRNRSFSGEIFKEGHARNRDLHVPKLQTSDVHRNRSYSGEIFKERLARNEDLHVPRNQSSDGHHNRHFGGEIVREGPDRSGDLHVPKNLSSDVHHDRSFSGELFNGHDRKENSHVLKKLNPIGEVKVKSGSSWDVFSDKFFSARDEFDKRSSSTEAASGSIPVANDIKGQPYQSKINGPDSKFGASGKGSRVNDTSPPSSDEELDANSAAAISAATLKKAIEKAQESIRLAKELMERKSEGVPASLKQRPKGSLKSKDNRVECNTRSNRENTIELQGKLGSGLPPFTEVCREIPSSNAVLASCFNLKEQQRVARNVEVSHRDVAGTWSPEVVSSRKENTQTLASQQVDSSNHSQPSVENNRHVYKPKEMNPSNKTKELGEAPDYTKSMGNIKPTPNILGKAEAPEEYKDTSNSALMHDSEEYVISEMTKDYCVAKEKGNCSAELKKSENMKVNFSAESKNSENMKNNLESTFVEQWSFKNLHNSPAPLTEEKIEFQEMENDNLHNNQKTPLENETLNHEDLERRIASKKLEKVEMEENKSRLRRNSDEEETGIVDKEASLWVENDEKPQHGFKKEGIDSKHEDFQGGQDSGISYGVHECEPSESKTSYSCEGEESERNLEGSQRVVPQNISIEPCQYEATEERENQADKFTQNRKTEASQKVDEIDRELVEASDKSEGDQETSVAPSVADKQNSMRTISEPDHDGSTCSSEIQEACEYQLENGDLGISQQAVDSEGIQGVSEAINEHAECEKYGASEESSNSREREIMETASDLQNASEGDASESMVQDTYDSSSEDAKEVSRGSTCMNTADNLPSERVLFETESFSNVIPENVSDNESHFVPEVHPSEEQRNTTFIDRNLEQKRDETGKEPEESSDPDEGDDSWVPNHVENEETIKVDGSGDQVEKNNDIEAAQQVNKSVENSEELEWSSLPGDHEPLGSDEELKAEQYEEAKNLGEKVVVEEDTKESLTKEVDRNNGRKTEVDMRQQREREKDRKVVERAIREARERAYAEVCERAERAAVERVTAEVKQRVMAEAREKHEKASASIKVSKEKSSIEAKRKAERAAVERATAEARERALEKALSQKNIAELRSQVDRDGVERSASRTRDNKLKQSLSSSDLEKSDGSNSESAQRRKARLERHQRIMERAAKALEEKNQRDLLAQKEQMERNRLAETLDFDIKRWASGKEGNLRALLSTLQYILGTNSGWQPISLTEIITTAAVKKAYRKATLYVHPDKLQQRGASIQQKYICEKVFDLLKAAWNRFNSEER; encoded by the exons ATGGAGCCTTTACACAGAAGGAAGCTTTCTAACGCCAATGGCTTATCATTTTCTGCTAAACAGCATCCGTACGACGGCGTTTTAACAGGTACACAAGCGAAGTTTGGAGCTCCGGTTTTACCTTCCGGTGCTCCGGATTACTCCGAGATTTTTGGTGGTTCTCGTGATTCTTCGATTCCGGTGCTTGATCTTTCTGGTATAGATGATGCTGCGGTTTCCGATGATGGACGGAGCTCCGATAAACTGGATTATTCCAACATTTTTGGTGGTTTATCTCGGGAAGATATGGCTGTGCGTTATGAGGAGTTGTTTTCTAGAGGGAAACGAGGGAAACGTTCTTCTGCTAAATCTAG GACTGCTTCGGAAGGATCCGATCAATTTAGTCCAAGTGGAAGGCAAAAAGAGTCCTCATGTGATGCAGTTAATCAATCTTTGGATGGGCCAAAACATTTTAACCTATCTTATCATAAGACCAGCCAACGAAGCAGAGATGGGTTAAATGGCATGACACAGATTGCTGAACTGCATGCTGTCCCTGGTTTTACGCATTTTATAGATGAAAGTTCTCATGTACCAAAGACTGAATCCCGTCAACAAGCACCCTTTTTAACAGGTGATGTACTTCGCCAAAGGAGTTTTAGTGGGGAAATCTTTAAAGGACGTGATAGGAAGGGGGATTTGCATGTCCCAAAGATACAGAGTTCAGATGGAGTACATCGCAACAGGAGCTTTAGTGGGGAAATATTTAAAGAAGGACATGCTAGGAACAGGGATTTGCATGTCCCAAAGTTACAAACTTCAGATGTACATCGCAATCGGAGCTATAGTGGGGAAATATTTAAAGAAAGGCTTGCTAGGAATGAGGATTTGCATGTCCCAAGGAATCAAAGTTCAGATGGACATCACAACAGGCACTTTGGTGGAGAAATAGTTAGAGAAGGACCTGATAGGAGTGGGGACTTGCATGTCCCCAAGAATTTAAGTTCAGATGTTCATCATGACAGGAGCTTTAGTGGGGAATTATTTAATGGACATGATAGGAAGGAGAATTCGCACGTCCTTAAGAAACTGAATCCAATTGGTGAAGTGAAGGTTAAAAGTGGATCTAGTTGGGATGTGTTCAGTGATAAGTTTTTTAGTGCACGTGATGAATTTGACAAGAGATCAAGTTCCACTGAAGCGGCATCAGGTTCGATCCCCGTGGCTAATGACATCAAGGGCCAACCTTATCAATCAAAAATTAATGGTCCTGATTCCAAATTTGGTGCATCTGGAAAGGGTAGTCGTGTCAATGATACTTCACCACCTTCCTCTGATGAGGAACTTGATGCAAATTCGGCAGCTGCTATTTCTGCTGCCACTTTGAAAAAAGCCATAGAGAAAGCTCAAGAGAGTATTAGGCTAGCCAAAGAGCTAATGGAGAGAAAAAGCGAAGGTGTTCCAGCTTCTCTGAAACAAAGGCCTAAAGGTAGCTTAAAATCCAAGGATAATAGGGTTGAGTGCAATACAAGAAGTAACAGGGAAAATACTATAGAGTTGCAGGGAAAATTAGGTAGTGGATTGCCTCCATTTACTGAGGTTTGTCGGGAAATTCCATCAAGCAATGCTGTTTTGGCTTCATGCTTCAATCTTAAAGAACAGCAAAGAGTTGCTAGAAATGTTGAAGTATCTCACAGAGATGTAGCAGGAACTTGGTCTCCGGAGGTGGTAAGCAGTAGAAAAGAGAATACTCAAACCTTGGCATCTCAACAGGTTGACAGCAGCAATCACTCCCAACCATCTGTGGAGAATAACAGACATGTATACAAACCAAAGGAGATGAATCCGAGTAACAAGACAAAAGAGCTTGGCGAAGCACCTGATTATACCAAATCAATGGGGAACATAAAGCCAACACCAAACATCCTTGGAAAGGCAGAAGCTCCTGAGGAATACAAGGATACTTCCAATTCAGCTCTGATGCATGATTCTGAGGAATATGTAATTTCTGAAATGACCAAAGACTATTGTGTTGCTAAGGAGAAGGGAAATTGTTCTGCTGAGTTGAAGAAGTCTGAAAATATGAAGGTAAATTTTTCTGCTGAGTCGAAGAACTCTGAAAATATGAAGAACAATCTGGAGTCGACATTTGTTGAACAATGGAGTTTCAAGAACTTGCACAATTCTCCGGCACCGCTTACTGAGGAGAAAATTGAGTTCCAAGAGATGGAGAATGATAACTTACATAACAACCAAAAGACACCTCTAGAAAATGAGACTCTGAACCATGAAGACCTGGAACGCAGAATAGCATCGAAGAAGCTAGAAAAAGTTGAGATGGAAGAAAACAAAAGTAGATTGAGAAGGAACTCCGATGAAGAAGAAACTGGCATTGTGGATAAGGAAGCCTCCCTATGGGTGGAAAATGATGAGAAGCCCCAACATGGCTTCAAGAAAGAAGGCATTGACAGTAAACATGAAGATTTCCAAGGGGGACAGGACTCTGGAATATCATATGGAGTTCATGAGTGTGAGCCGAGTGAAAGCAAAACGAGTTACTCTTGTGAAGGGGAAGAGAGTGAGAGAAATCTTGAAGGATCTCAGAGGGTTGTACCTCAGAATATATCCATAGAACCTTGTCAGTACGAAGCAACTGAAGAAAGAGAGAACCAAGCTGATAAATTCACACAGAATAGAAAGACTGAAGCAAGTCAGAAGGTTGACGAAATTGATAGGGAGCTGGTGGAAGCATCTGATAAGAGTGAGGGTGATCAGGAGACAAGTGTGGCTCCAAGTGTTGCTGATAAACAAAATTCGATGAGAACTATTTCTGAGCCTGATCACGATGGCAGTACTTGTTCAAGTGAGATACAAGAAGCTTGCGAATATCAACTAGAAAATGGTGACCTTGGAATTAGTCAGCAGGCAGTTGATTCTGAAGGGATACAAGGAGTTTCTGAAGCCATCAATGAGCATGCTGAGTGTGAGAAGTATGGAGCAAGTGAAGAGTCATCCAATTCTAGGGAGAGGGAGATAATGGAAACTGCTAGTGATCTTCAAAATGCTAGTGAAGGGGATGCCTCTGAGAGCATGGTGCAAGATACTTATGACTCCTCATCTGAGGATGCCAAGGAAGTGAGCCGAGGTTCCACTTGCATGAACACTGCAGATAATCTTCCAAGTGAAAGAGTGTTGTTTGAGACAGAGAGCTTCTCCAATGTCATTCCAGAGAATGTCAGTGATAATGAATCACATTTTGTACCTGAGGTCCACCCTTCCGAAGAACAAAGGAATACCACATTTATTGACAGAAACCTTGAACAGAAACGCGATGAGACTGGTAAGGAACCAGAAGAATCCTCAGATCCTGATGAAGGGGATGACTCTTGGGTCCCTAATCATGTAGAGAATGAGGAAACAATCAAGGTGGATGGTAGTGGTGACCAGGTTGAGAAAAACAATGATATTGAAGCAGCTCAGCAAGTAAATAAGTCTGTTGAGAACTCAGAAGAGTTGGAATGGTCTTCTTTACCAGGTGATCATGAACCACTGGGCAGTGATGAAGAGTTAAAAGCAGAACAGTATGAGGAAGCTAAAAATCTTGGCGAAAAAGTTGTTGTAGAAGAGGATACCAAAGAGTCGTTAACAAAAGAAGTGGACAGAAATAATGGTAGAAAAACTGAGGTAGACATGAGACAGCAAAGGGAAAGGGAAAAAGACAGAAAAGTGGTGGAAAGAGCAATTCGTGAGGCTCGTGAGAGAGCTTATGCTGAAGTCTGTGAAAGGGCAGAACGAGCTGCTGTGGAGAGAGTAACTGCtgaagttaagcaaagagtaatgGCTGAGGCACGGGAAAAGCATGAGAAGGCTTCTGCAAGTATCAAGGTATCAAAAGAGAAATCTTCCATTGAAGCTAAGCGTAAAGCAGAACGAGCTGCTGTGGAGAGGGCAACTGCAGAAGCCCGTGAACGTGCTTTAGAGAAAGCTTTATCACAAAAAAACATAGCTGAATTAAGGTCTCAAGTAGATAGAGACGGTGTTGAAAGATCTGCTAGTAGAACCAGAGATAATAAATTGAAGCAAAGCCTTTCTTCTTCT GATTTGGAGAAATCTGATGGAAGTAATAGTGAATCAGCTCAGAGGCGCAAAGCAAGGTTGGAGAGGCACCAGAGGATAATGGAACGAGCA GCAAAAGCCCTTGAGGAGAAGAATCAGCGCGATCTTCTGGCTCAGAAAGAGCAAATGGAGAGAAAT AGACTAGCAGAAActcttgattttgatattaaaagATGGGCCAGCGGGAAGGAAGGGAACCTACGGGCATTGCTTTCGACTCTGCAATAT ATCCTTGGAACCAACAGTGGTTGGCAACCTATATCGCTGACTGAAATTATTACTACTGCTGCTGTGAAGAAAGCTTACCGTAAAGCAACCCTGTATGTTCACCCTGATAAGTTGCAGCAAAGAGGAGCGAGCATTCAgcaaaaatatatttgtgaAAAGGTTTTTGATCTTCTCAAG GCCGCATGGAACAGGTTCAACTCAGAAGAGAGGTGA